A genomic window from Dermacentor silvarum isolate Dsil-2018 chromosome 9, BIME_Dsil_1.4, whole genome shotgun sequence includes:
- the LOC119464006 gene encoding solute carrier family 22 member 7 encodes MDLLFPQRLVGVDLRTSESFDCEEGFGHGPFQKRMLVLILLGAFLLKCQNIVVSVVTGDVDHWCKPLAGFNVSAADWKNIAIPIEADGRFSRCRVYERCKPPAELSNSVEREQSDAGTAVAGRWYNKCFLSENEPQDSNDTRDAPCEEWDYDARTVKTSAVSYWNLVCHRRFLPAALVTLQNAGVVVVLVLLGAFVDYVGRRVLLIGSAMAVVTFTVCTLVATSYVHYAVARFFTTVNVAVQMVFAFLIPFEVMTHTHRPHQVLFLAVMGSALCDVWIAIVKSIVIDWRLKQIILLAPTALLLPALFTARESPRWLVAKGRMDAAEAVMMEGAKTNNFPIAVTACLVGKLSERIQNRTGQEGADKDDLIDCHSLRRRALAMFSICFSMSFVFYVNAFSTAQWRGFWISGLTMVITLLTYAAMHFLMTGVTLITVLSSCFVLTGVIQCAMSITTGAGLVTITKALVVLSTGASSVIFIHCFTYVAELFPTAVRGGALCWAFASGRAAAVCALLTSVLKPTGREDVLFALTGLLLFTCLLIIRALPRTTVVEEAKIVARHASDATRISMDHMKRTLERQTRQKTAKTASSESSKSSGKKSRKRSGNNSPGSSKTPR; translated from the coding sequence ATGGACCTCTTGTTCCCTCAGCGACTGGTCGGCGTTGATCTTCGAACAAGCGAGTCCTTTGACTGCGAAGAAGGCTTCGGCCACGGGCCCTTCCAGAAGAGGATGCTCGTACTGATTCTTCTGGGAGCCTTCTTGCTTAAATGCCAAAATATCGTGGTGTCCGTTGTCACCGGTGATGTCGACCATTGGTGCAAGCCGCTCGCCGGATTCAACGTCTCTGCAGCCGATTGGAAGAATATTGCCATACCGATCGAGGCCGATGGACGCTTCAGCCGCTGCCGCGTCTACGAACGCTGCAAGCCACCCGCAGAACTCAGCAATTCCGTTGAGCGCGAGCAGAGTGATGCTGGAACTGCTGTTGCCGGCCGGTGGTACAACAAATGCTTCCTCAGCGAGAATGAGCCCCAAGACAGCAACGACACACGCGACGCGCCCTGTGAAGAGTGGGACTACGACGCTCGGACGGTCAAGACCAGTGCCGTGAGCTATTGGAACCTGGTGTGCCACCGACGTTTCCTGCCTGCCGCCCTTGTCACCCTGCAGAACGCCGGTGTCGTGGTTGTCCTTGTCTTGCTCGGAGCCTTCGTAGACTACGTCGGCAGAAGAGTTTTGCTCATCGGCTCCGCTATGGCGGTGGTCACCTTCACGGTATGCACCTTGGTGGCGACAAGTTACGTACATTACGCTGTGGCACGTTTCTTTACCACTGTCAATGTCGCCGTACAAATGGTTTTCGCCTTCCTGATCCCATTCGAGGTGATGACGCACACGCACAGGCCACACCAGGTCCTGTTCCTGGCGGTTATGGGTTCGGCATTGTGCGATGTTTGGATCGCCATCGTCAAATCTATTGTCATCGACTGGCGTCTCAAGCAGATCATCTTACTCGCTCCGACGGCTCTCTTGCTCCCTGCTTTGTTTACAGCACGAGAGTCACCCCGGTGGCTCGTCGCCAAAGGAAGGATGGACGCGGCAGAAGCAGTCATGATGGAGGGGGCGAAGACTAACAACTTCCCGATTGCGGTCACGGCCTGTCTCGTGGGTAAGCTCAGCGAACGAATCCAGAACCGCACGGGTCAGGAAGGCGCAGACAAAGACGACTTGATCGACTGTCACTCCCTCCGACGTCGAGCCTTGGCCATGTTCTCTATCTGCTTCTCTATGTCATTCGTCTTTTACGTCAACGCTTTCTCGACGGCGCAATGGCGGGGATTCTGGATCTCGGGCCTCACAATGGTCATCACGCTGTTGACGTACGCGGCGATGCACTTCCTGATGACCGGCGTCACCCTTATTACAGTACTTAGCAGTTGCTTCGTGCTGACGGGCGTCATCCAATGCGCGATGAGTATCACCACCGGCGCTGGACTCGTCACCATCACGAAAGCCTTGGTCGTTTTATCCACGGGCGCGTCAAGTGTGATTTTCATCCACTGTTTCACGTACGTCGCTGAGCTGTTCCCGACGGCCGTGCGGGGTGGTGCGCTCTGCTGGGCGTTCGCCAGTGGACGTGCCGCGGCCGTGTGCGCGTTATTGACTTCCGTACTGAAGCCGACCGGACGCGAAGACGTTCTCTTTGCCCTGACGGGGCTGCTCCTCTTCACCTGCCTGCTCATCATCCGGGCCCTGCCACGCACCACTGTAGTGGAGGAAGCGAAAATCGTGGCCAGGCACGCTTCGGACGCCACTAGAATATCCATGGATCACATGAAGCGGACCTTGGAGCGGCAGACGCGGCAAAAGACGGCCAAGACAGCAAGCTCGGAGAGCTCCAAGTCATCCGGCAAGAAGAGTCGAAAGAGAAGCGGCAACAACAGTCCTGGCAGTTCTAAGACACCTCGATAG